DNA sequence from the Liolophura sinensis isolate JHLJ2023 chromosome 1, CUHK_Ljap_v2, whole genome shotgun sequence genome:
taaattttctgttatttttcacCTATTTGCCAATTTATGCACGTACTTGGGGAAAGTCATTGTGATGCTATTGCATCATCAACAGAACATATGTAACCAATGTGGGCCATCTGGTTGGGATATTTGCCACAATGTTGATCATACAAAACTATATCATCATTTCGTATCACCAAAAAATGTAGGTGACAGGTGATTTCCTAAATAAATTGGCTTCAAATACCTATACCTAGACTAAGTATACAAATTTGCTTTATTAATACAACATACAAGCCCCTATTCAGAAATTCTTTGGAAAATTCTCCTTTTGTTTTGGTGTTTATGTAGTAAAGCTACAGTTAGGATGTTGTGGCTTCCTGCCTGTTTGAAAGATTGATGTGTTTGGTTCCATGGTTTAGAGGTAAAAAACTCATAACTAGTTAGTCATATAGGTAGGGACGTTGCATATGAGTGTGCTCTTATCATCCTGTAGGTCACTCTTGGATTACAGTTGGACAAACATTTGAGAAGTTGAAACAGATTTTATGTTGTGCAAATGGAATTGTAGATATAGTAGGTCTTTCATGTTTCTAAATGAAGTTAACAAACAATGTTGAAAATAATGCTATACTccaaacaatgaaataactaaGTCAAAATCAGCCGTCAGTCATGAAAATATCCAAAGTattatcaaatgaaatgttttttgaacCATAAACtcatttttatcttgttttattcctttatcttgttttatatatattgaagcaattttttgattggactccgaagtacatgtttcctatatAGTATTTCTctgaaggccttggggaagaataGTCAAGAATAAATTGACTGAGCTACCTTTGATAAATGAAGACATTATTATGGACAACACAGTATGCTGTATTTGATGTCAAATCGCTCAAATTGCATATTGAAAGAGAGACCATTTGGAAAATAATTCAGGCAATGTAACCCAAAAAGCATCTGTACATCTATCTATCATCCAATGATGATCCCGGACACATCACCAAGTTTTCAGGGAAATTGGTAGAAAGTTAGAGGAGGAGCTACATTAACACTGTCCGTATTCTGTCTTCATATGTCCGGAACTTTGAAAATAATTCACAGAATGAAAACCAAAATGGACATGCACATCAAATAGTGAACACTTAACAAGTTCCAAcactaaaagaaagaaagaacaaaatACATAGGAAAACCTGCGAACATGCTTATGGCCAGACAGAGACAGAACACTGATTACTATGTGCATATTCCCTGGCATATACACgtaataccctaattcctaaaccttttcgcatatgaaaaggcaactttcagtgcaatttaggcacatttgtaattttattttggatacaaaactacactggctgGAATTTGGCCAGtgtcagggctttacaaaatgtataatttaatcagtttacagagaataatgcctccagaatatgcttgaataaacaccttgctaacatgcaaaaaggttgaagaattccagTAGTATGCTGGGGAGAAAAGGGTCTAACTAGCCAGTTTACAGGCTAATGTAAAAAGAAGTCTTAACTCAGTCCTCAAGATATACACCTCATAAAAAACTACAATGAAGTGCATAACATATAAACACGTTATATAAACCCAATCTCTTTATTATACAGTAAAAGCATGGCAATATACTGATTTGGACCACATTCCATATTTTGGACCATAAACTCTCATTTTGTCTGAGCACTCAAGACGTCTGAGGATGTACAACACATAAATTATTAGAACTGCCGTCACCTGTTTCCCTGGGCCTGAAGAGAGCCTGAAGTATCCACTTGTCAGGAAACTGTATTCGTATGACAACACGCTGATACTTGTTCAACCGCTGTATTGCTTCATTCCTCCTCATGGCCTGGGTTTGCAATGGCTGGTCATCCATGGCTTCTCTGATGAGGAAAAAAGTTTGATATTGTTTAAAATCTTCCCAGCACCAACAAAATGAATTTCAGGTAATTAAAGGGTACTGACAAgtccatgtatttatgaaacCAACCCAAGTCCAAGTAAAACTACAGTTTTGTATAAATCTTAACAGTACCCATTGTagtattactacatgtactctcatCGACCAAGTTCCTCTCGCCTTAAGTTGTCTGCTTGAGCAGAATCAACATGCTGGAAGATTTGACTGATTTAATATCATaacaaacaatttgtcaattgtaacagaaaacatgcataaatggAGGCAGCAGCTGATATGATTAACAAATAATCCACACTTCTATAAACAactggaaaataaaattttgccatttctttcttttattttttgatgtttCAAATTAAGTTCCTAAAAAGACAAACTCTCTCTTACAGCATAGACTTATGTATTTTGAGGAAATACTGCAGAACAAGACGAAAAATGAAGCGACTTTGATATACCTCTGTTCATTTCTATATGACCAAATTGTCAGTGTGGCAATAAACCCTAACCATTTAATCATTAGTAGATTTAACTAATAAGATGGAGATAAATtctatattttacaaaatgatACTCTATAAAAAACTAAAActacaatataaatgtgtaaaactaACCAGGGTGAGCCAATAAACTTGACTGGATATGCaactaaattaaatgtaaacatttgcaAACATATATTACAGTCTAGACTTAAAAATTGTGCAGACATATGCTTTATAATATACACTTACAAATTCTTTTGGTAGCTGGATAACAAAATCTTCACATCAGCTACAGTCACCTCAAAAAAGTCATCTGGTAAAgctgaaaatgtacaaacacaAGAAGGCAGTTGATACAACTTCTGATAATTGGTAAGGATGACACAGGGATTTTAAGGACAGACTGAAATCAACTTTGTAAATTGTTTTACCTTCATCTGACAGCCGTGGTGATCTGGGTTCGTCTGCACTGAACAACACACTTTCTCTCTCACAAGGCTGTAATGACACAAAACAATTCACATTTTATTCTAAACTATTCTATACATACATTTTCGCAATGCACTTTAGTTTACAGATATTGCTATATCTGTAAACTTATGTTATCCAAAATACACCTGATACAGTATTGCAATGTATTCAGCCTTATTCAGTTTTGTCTGCACATTATACATGCAATCAGGGAACACAGTTTTTCTTAAAATCCATCACAAACTTACCTGGAACTCTTCCTTTTTCACATCACtgaaacataattaaaatatccatgaaaaaaaaaaaaaagtatggtCAGCAAACATAATTCATTACAAATTCACAACCAATGGTGATTATTATTACTAAACTGTTGTTATAGTTACtgacaatatttatgtaaaaatagcATGACAAATTGTATAAGAACAGATTTCTTggataaaataaacacatacatttgcAAGCTTACCTACTGATGTTTTTATaccatattcatgaatattccaCTTAGTGTATGATGACAATCTGATCTGTGGGCGGAGGGCCAGAACATATACAAGGCATAACCATGGGAAGCATGCCTGTCAAATATCAGTTGTATGCTTTTCATACCACTTTTAGTGCTTGCATGACTAAACACATTCAGACAAAAGAAGTAATAAACACACCTTAATTCATTGTGATATAAGGTCTTTCCCTTTGTTTCCTCTGGAAACTGAAGAAAAACAGGTAAAGTAAATGGTGATACTGAGAGAACATTTCATCCAGTAAAAAGGTCAATCAGTTTTACATTATTCCTCTGTTCAGAACTGCTTCATGCAAACCTATTATGAGTCTTAGTAAATGTGTCCTGTAATTCTGAAGATGATATATAAATAGGGAATTTAGTTGGCTTTTTATTTGACATCATGTTCCTGTACTCACCTTAAATGCCTGAAATGGCTGTGCCTGCATGACAGGTAAGGGTTGGGCCTGGGAGGAGGATGGGACAAGTCCAAGCTGAGGCATAAGTCTCTGTGCCAACCTCCTGGCAATCTGCATCAACAGAACAGAATGTCTTTTTTACAGGAGAAATAGTTGTAACTGTGCTTGTGTCAATAACATCCATGTTTACAATTTGAACCCGATAACtgttacaaatgaaatacatttaccTGTTACCTGTAAACAGTTTATATGTGCTCTTGCAATCCCAAccatcctctcaccaatgttaaGGTACTGCCAGAGTATGAAGGCAAATGCAGTGATTGGCTTTCAAGATATTTCATTTGCAGCACAGATGATAAGTAATAGACTAAGCAGACCATGGAgctcagttaaaaaaaaaatcgcaacCACCCTCTAACTAATGACAAGATATTGCACAAGTATAAAAGTGTTTTGCTGCCAAGATATCGTGTTCACAATGCAGACTGAAAAGAGAGTAGGGTGGTCTGAAGGACAAACAGATGAATAACAACATCTTCCTTCCACTTTCAAGGTAGacatgggaaaaaaaaacaaaaacatgggaTCTAGgttttaacaaaaaatgaacaaaatcttcttttgttgttgtgaaACTCCTTGACACATTttcattaatatataatatatacaatatagacAGAATCTATACAGTGTTAggagacctacatgtaccaaaaacCATGCAAGTTTACATTGTGAGAACATTCAAAAAGCATATTTCAAACTCCTTTCTGTTAAAACCCTGTACCCAACATGATATGCGAGAGAGAACTTACCTCCTGTTCCTGAGGAGTTAGATCCTGGAAGTCACTGGGTCTGAACACCTGTACTCCAGGTATGTTCTCCAGTGATGATAATGCAGCACCAGCAGCCTCAGCTCCACCTCCGCTTGGGCTCGCTTTATCCACAGGCTGTGACTGAACACTGCGTACCCCTGATGTTCCCACACTAGGCACATCAATCTCCATGGGCTCTGCACTTCTGCTGGCCCCAAAACTCTCACACCGTGCCTCTTTCTGCACTTGTGATGCTGGTGCCTCCGCTCTGGCTCCTGAGGGAACAGATCTGTTAGTGTCACTTGCTACACCTGACAATGGTTCAGGGGTGTTTATTGCTGGAATTGGCATCTCACAGCTATTAGTATTTTGATGTTTGGCAACTGCAGCTTCAAGCCTGGCCTGTTTAGCTCTTTGTTTCTCAATCTCTTCTATTGACTTTGCAATAGTCAAGTCATCTACTGCTCTATGAATTAACCTGTAAAATGAAACATGAACGCAGCAAAAATAAGACATTCATACCAAACGTGTACAGAACATACATAATAACATACCAGCTAAATATATATGAGAAACCTTTGCACTAAACACTGATAACAATAACTTAAAGTtcgcttgatttatttatttgacgtgtGATGTGACTGCAGTCAGATTCATGAACAGAGAAAACTCCTATGCatgaaacattaaaacaagaTACGCAATGCACATTCTACAGCCATCCTACCTGACAATAGCCCTTCCTCCAGTTAATCCTAATGCCTTCAATGTTGTTTCCCTTAGTGCAAACTCACCAACTGTCTGCAACAGCAATTGCATCATACATCAGGCTGTGTAAACAGGCAACAAAACATTACATTCATTTCTATGAAGTAACAATGACAACAATTTCAAcacttatacatgcatatttaggATTTTGTAGAACTAAGAATCACACATTACCAAAATGAACACATTCTTGTATCacagactgtatttcacctgaatttttgcatttttcaaatgacataccttttgattttaatttattcattcaactTATCATGCCACTTGAAGAGTTTTTTGTTAAGTCTGATTAATTTGTTATGAGAACAGTTTTAGTTCTGTCaccaaaaatgtcatttgttaTTAGTGCTTTCACAGGGAAGCATCCCTAAAATAAGACACTGTCTGACTTTGGAGGGAAGATTTCCACCAGGGTGCAAATATGATTGCTTCAGTGTGCGTTGTCTAACAAGAAGAGAACCTATTCACCAGAGAGATCCCAGGGAAGTCCATTATAAGCATTTCCCAACAACATTCCCCAAAGGAAGCTTTGTTTAGAGGTAAATATGTGagtaaatgtcatgaaatgcCACTTTAGAAGctttttccagcaggatatcatacTATCTTCCAGGCAAGCCTCAAGACACCTTATTAAGATCAATGGAGCCTCgccaaaaaaaattgtaaaatgagcaacttagctATGTACAGATGAAATTTAATGTCTTTTACAGTATGTAATATTCTGAATTACCAAAATGTCTTTGCAGATACTTACATCAAGTCACTTGGATGTTTAGGTCTTGTTGAGGCACTCTGCATAACAGCAGTTAATCAAAATGGATGAAACATTATCTGATGCTGTTACATTAACTTATACCTAtgtggtttttctttttcttgtttgttcaAGAACTCACCTCCTCTCCAAGATAGATGCAAACAGGGTGGAGTGGTGGTTGCACAGATGTGTCCACATAAGATAGCCTTCTTTCCTGACAACTGGAACAGACCgatcaatacatatacatatctttgtgaaattactaaatatttacaaaggCAACTTAAAATGCCCAATCTACATTGTGTTGTACAAGAAGttcagtaaaataataatactgtaattctttgaatgtttcgcatgtttgcaaggtgtttaatcAAGTATATTCTGCTGCCATTATTCTATGTTTACTGATAAAATATACTTTCTGCGAAGCCTTggaattggtcaatccaactgATGTAGTTGATCCcccaaaacaaattaaaaatgttcataaattgcaatgaaagtcACTCATATGCCGAAAgactgaggaattagggtagcttaTATATTGAAAGCAGCCACAGACCGAAGAATTACTACTTTCTCTGTTAAGATCTCATCCATTTTTGATGTTATGTTAGTGTCCTTCAGAATTTATCAGAATTTATCAAGTTTCAAGATTTCATGAAAGAATGGTACGATAATTGGTAATCTTACCTATTTTTCTGTTCTTCAAAATGCTCAAGTATCTGCCACAAAGTGATGTTGGGTGAGAACTGATGCTGAAGCCGTTCTCCATTCTCCAGCTGTAAGGCAATCACCACATCTGAAACAGCTCGAGTTTGTGCAGCCTTTACTAACTCAAGTTTGGCATTGTTTGGAAGGTTGGCATAGCGAAATGTCAAGGTTAAGTCAACAACCTTTCTTCCATGTCTGAAACAAagtcattttcacaaaattaaattcaggcaaaaaaaaaGAGTGACTGATTACCAGAGTGCTTTAAACAAACCACTAGCTGTTGGATTATATGCTAGACAGTTTCCCACAGGTGACAGAAGTTTTTGTGAGCACAGCTAATTCAGTGACTATAGCATATTGTTCAAACACAAGTTGACAATTTCAGTTGTGATTTACACCCATGCTGTGGATACTCAGTCAAAAATAGTTTGGCAGCTTTCTGTGTTTAGTCCTCAGCAATGTGCCGCCTCAAGTCAGTCATGTGATGTACAAGTTACACCTataatatgttaaaatatatttctatataaGTGGAAAGATAAAGGTTGAAGGTGTGTCCGGTAACCAatattatggcgggaggaactgggcagagctgaagaggggggagggggggagggaaAGGGGGAATCCCACGATCGCCAGCCAGACCAGTAGGTTacaagaatgaaagaaattaaatagCATAGGCCTTAACAGCTTCAGGGAATTCTGGCAGTAagcagtacacatacatgcttAAGGTTGTATAATTCTTAAATGAACTTTGTACCAGCTGTTTTATTCATCAGTGGCTACTGAACAAAGAGTCATGTAATTTTCAACCATCTTGAGATCACCTTACTTACACAAGATTATAATCCTCTGCAGGAAGGAAATTCTGTTTCTTACAAACTTCTTCCAGAGCCTGAAAATAAAGGTAATTATAGTTTTTATTATTAAGTATATGTTTGCACCATTTATCGTCTACAACATTAACTAGTGCTTCAGTATGGGTGATGTACTATTTCAAACATTAGATATCTTTAATTTTCCACAATAATCCAGACAGcgatattaagtgaaatattctcgagaatggcgtaagacaccaatcccATAAAAAATATACTGACATCGCGCCAACCAGTTCagtttccctgctctaaccccacagtgctgagcaccaactGAGGCAACAAGTATCATATCTGAAATGGAGAACACGCTGATGTTGGTTAAAGTCCATCTTTACCCATGCACAATTTTTGTTTCAGAGCAATCTTGGACAAAGGATGCAATATGGTTAGACAATAGTAAGAGCAAACTTCACCTCCTCACTAGGCTTATATCAGTATGTAGTCCTATATAATACGACTCGGTGAGTTGTTGGTCTGACTGTCAAGCAGTAGAGGAGTTAGGTCTAATCAGTATGTGACTAGGTCAGTACTACGTATCTCCTAGCTTGGGTGTAAAATAGATCCATgaagacaatttcactaaaataacAGCTTGAACCTTACCTCAAATTTGGAATTCACCAAGTCCATAAAACACCTGAATGTCCCAGCCAACATTCTCTTTACCATGTTTACaaaacattctctttaagaacTGCATGTGCTATATTAAAGAGAATGTTGGTAGGTTCCAATTTTCATGGCCAATCACCCTGCTAAAAGTTTGAATTCTAAACATAGCAATTGTTGGTTCAGTTTGTCcagttcaaaagtttaaacagctggattactgttgaaagatggtttactgatgctggctttgacatattaccaCATCTGGTGTTTTATGGAATAGGTTAATACCAAATGTAAAGTACAGTTCGAGCTGCCATTTTAACGAAATTGTTTGCGTGGATCTACGTTACAACCAAGCTGGGCAATACATAGCACAATTCTATGGCTAGCCCTACCACATCGCTATGCTTTGATCTGGTGGAAGGTGAAATCACACTAAAGCGCCTGGAGCGCTCCATCAATCCTAGTGTTCTATTCTAAAATCCTGACATTCATTACAACACTGAGTTCATGAAGTGCGCAGATGTGTGGCGATTTGTTTGAAAGGCATTGATGGACTCAGTATGaatatcagaattttaaaatagcacactgagtccatccaGATgggctactacatgtacatgttctccCTAAAACCCACATATTGTCATTTGTCTACGTTGCTAGCCCTAGAAATAAAATTGTGCTAGGAAATACGTAGTACTGACAAGCCAGCTTTGCATGGGCtatatatagggcctatgtGACTTGTTGCTGGAAAGATCCAGAGCAAGTAGTAAATGATGATGCCAGTGTTTTTTGATG
Encoded proteins:
- the LOC135462224 gene encoding tether containing UBX domain for GLUT4-like, with protein sequence MATSIQVLCPNGRRQTVKVTPSTTLLQALEEVCKKQNFLPAEDYNLVHGRKVVDLTLTFRYANLPNNAKLELVKAAQTRAVSDVVIALQLENGERLQHQFSPNITLWQILEHFEEQKNSCQERRLSYVDTSVQPPLHPVCIYLGEETVGEFALRETTLKALGLTGGRAIVRLIHRAVDDLTIAKSIEEIEKQRAKQARLEAAVAKHQNTNSCEMPIPAINTPEPLSGVASDTNRSVPSGARAEAPASQVQKEARCESFGASRSAEPMEIDVPSVGTSGVRSVQSQPVDKASPSGGGAEAAGAALSSLENIPGVQVFRPSDFQDLTPQEQEIARRLAQRLMPQLGLVPSSSQAQPLPVMQAQPFQAFKFPEETKGKTLYHNELSDVKKEEFQPCERESVLFSADEPRSPRLSDEALPDDFFEVTVADVKILLSSYQKNLEAMDDQPLQTQAMRRNEAIQRLNKYQRVVIRIQFPDKWILQALFRPRETVFAVQKFVKEHLEDKSIPFHLYTSPPKQVLKDITKNLLEAKLVPATVIYFSSEVKKDHYLSKAVLHEASSLAKADAVVAQCLQVGNK